In the genome of Hymenobacter taeanensis, one region contains:
- a CDS encoding M28 family metallopeptidase: MSRVRATICTLASPAMHGRGYVKKGEHLAATYLRKRFAASGLQPLTPDYTQPFSLPINTFPGRAFLQVDGKTLRPGYDFIADPASGPGTVTGSVMQLDTLIFGQGAAQQHLLSTDLRQQVLVLHQHDAARLSKLPAALQAHLLTAAARVTLVPNKLTASLASVQQAQPQVQVLAQSWPEQVSNIRLQLDAVLQSAYQTQNLVGSLPGRVQPDSFLVVTAHYDHLGMLGKHTYFPGANDNASGTAMLLELAAHYARPENRPAYSVIFIAFGAEEAGLVGSQYFVEHPLVPLDRIRFLLNLDLLGTGEEGATVVNGRVYEQQYQLLNTLNTAGHYLPALAARGRAANSDHYFFSEKGVPAFFLYTRGGPTAYHDVHDQAAPLPLTGFIGAFSLLCDFLNLLGANSQ, from the coding sequence ATGAGTCGGGTCCGGGCCACTATCTGCACCCTGGCGTCGCCGGCAATGCATGGGCGTGGCTACGTAAAAAAGGGAGAGCACCTGGCCGCTACTTACCTCCGGAAGCGCTTTGCAGCTAGTGGTTTGCAGCCACTAACGCCAGACTATACCCAGCCTTTCTCGCTACCCATTAACACATTCCCGGGGCGCGCCTTCCTGCAAGTGGATGGTAAAACCCTCCGGCCCGGCTATGATTTTATTGCCGACCCAGCGTCGGGGCCAGGCACAGTAACTGGGTCAGTCATGCAGCTTGACACCCTCATATTTGGTCAGGGGGCTGCTCAACAACACCTATTGTCTACTGATTTACGGCAGCAAGTTTTGGTACTGCACCAACATGATGCCGCCCGGCTCAGCAAGTTACCCGCGGCACTCCAGGCACACTTACTAACTGCCGCCGCCCGGGTTACGCTGGTGCCTAACAAGCTCACCGCTTCTCTCGCATCTGTTCAGCAGGCCCAGCCTCAGGTGCAGGTATTGGCGCAAAGCTGGCCCGAGCAAGTCAGCAACATCAGGTTGCAGCTGGATGCCGTTTTGCAGTCTGCTTATCAAACGCAAAATTTAGTTGGCTCCCTGCCCGGGCGGGTGCAGCCCGATTCCTTTCTAGTAGTTACGGCCCACTATGATCATTTGGGTATGCTGGGCAAGCATACCTACTTCCCAGGCGCCAACGATAACGCCAGTGGCACCGCCATGCTCTTAGAGTTGGCCGCCCACTACGCCCGCCCCGAAAACCGCCCGGCCTATTCGGTGATATTTATTGCTTTTGGGGCAGAGGAAGCTGGTTTGGTTGGGTCACAGTACTTTGTGGAGCACCCATTAGTACCACTAGACCGTATCCGCTTTTTGCTTAACCTTGACTTGCTGGGCACAGGAGAAGAGGGTGCCACCGTAGTAAATGGCCGTGTATACGAGCAGCAGTATCAGTTGCTCAACACCCTTAATACCGCAGGCCACTACCTACCCGCTCTGGCCGCCAGGGGCCGGGCCGCCAACTCTGATCATTATTTCTTCTCCGAGAAGGGAGTACCGGCCTTTTTCCTATATACTCGGGGCGGCCCTACTGCCTACCACGATGTGCATGACCAGGCTGCACCTTTGCCTCTTACCGGTTTTATCGGAGCATTTAGCCTGCTATGTGATTTCCTGAATTTGCTGGGCGCCAACTCCCAGTAA